DNA from Methylobacterium currus:
TAGCCGCCCGGGCTCTCCCGATGGGTGCGCGCCGGCTCAGCCGGCCGCGCCTGCGGGCTCGGCGGAGGCGGCGTGGCCGGCCTCCGCCTCGAGCCAGGCGAGGAAGAGGTCGAGCTTGCGCGAGGGCGGCCGGTCGAGCGGCCAGACCGCGTAGAGGCCGAGGTCGCGCCGCACCGGGCGGTCGAACAGCGTCACCAGCCGACCGGACGCGATCTCGTCCTTCAGGAGCAGGACCTGCCCGATGGCGATGCCGAGCCCCTCGGCCGCCGCCTGGTAGGTGAGGACCGAACTCTCGAACACCATGCCGCGCCCGACATCGACGTCGCGCACGTCGACGGCCGCGAGCCAGTCCGGCCAGTCCCGCCGCCGGTAGTACGAGTGGAGGAGCTGGCGCGTTCGCAGGAGCGCCGGGTCGCCCCCGGCGAGGCCGGCCGCGAGGGCCGGGCTGCAGACCGGCTGGATCACGTCGGGCAGGAGCAGTGCCGAGCGCGTCCCCGGCCATTGCCCGTTGCCGAGCTGGATCGCGACGTCCACCGTCTCGCGGGTGAAGTCGACCGGCCGCACAATGTTGCTCAGCCGGATGTCGAGGCGCGGGTAGCGGGCCTTGAACGAGGGCAGCCGCGGGATCAGCCACCGGGTCGCGAAGGTGGCGTAGGCGCGCACGTGCAGCGTCTCGGCCACCTTCTCGTCGCTCAGGCGCGCGGTCGCGGCGGCGATCCGGGCGAAAGGCTCGTTGATCTCAGCGGCGTAGAGCCGGCCGGCCTCGGTCAGGGTTGCGCCGTGCCGCTCGCGGTGGAACAGCCGCACGCCGAGGAATCCCTCCAGCACCGCGATCTGGCGACTGACCGCCGACTGCGTGACGTTCAGCTCGCCCGCTGCGCGGCCGAAGCCGCCGAGGCGAGCCGCGACCTCGAAGAC
Protein-coding regions in this window:
- a CDS encoding LysR substrate-binding domain-containing protein — encoded protein: MPPLNPLHVFEVAARLGGFGRAAGELNVTQSAVSRQIAVLEGFLGVRLFHRERHGATLTEAGRLYAAEINEPFARIAAATARLSDEKVAETLHVRAYATFATRWLIPRLPSFKARYPRLDIRLSNIVRPVDFTRETVDVAIQLGNGQWPGTRSALLLPDVIQPVCSPALAAGLAGGDPALLRTRQLLHSYYRRRDWPDWLAAVDVRDVDVGRGMVFESSVLTYQAAAEGLGIAIGQVLLLKDEIASGRLVTLFDRPVRRDLGLYAVWPLDRPPSRKLDLFLAWLEAEAGHAASAEPAGAAG